One window of the Streptomyces sp. TS71-3 genome contains the following:
- a CDS encoding HNH endonuclease family protein, translating to MLLAVLAAAAGTTLTGCKAVQDSGGSSPGPSDAKASGRAVSPLDNPDGTKPGLAAITSDGDKAKAKALIGKIATKGRGPKTGYERDEFGYAWMDSAPGGIPYAHNGCDSRNDLLKRDGEDVRFRSGSDCVVSSMTLHDPYTGKTIDWTKSRATTVQIDHVMPLSYDWQMGASHWPKGKREDIANDPLNLIPADGRTNSAKGDSGPASWLPPDKQIRCSYSVRFAQVSLKYDLPVTSADKQMMLEQCGG from the coding sequence ATCCTCCTCGCGGTGCTGGCGGCCGCGGCCGGGACCACTCTCACCGGATGCAAGGCCGTGCAGGACAGCGGCGGCTCCTCCCCCGGGCCCTCGGACGCCAAGGCCAGCGGCCGGGCGGTGAGCCCGCTGGACAATCCTGACGGCACCAAGCCCGGACTCGCCGCCATCACCTCTGACGGTGACAAGGCGAAGGCGAAGGCCCTCATCGGGAAGATCGCCACCAAGGGCCGCGGCCCCAAGACCGGCTACGAGCGCGACGAGTTCGGCTACGCATGGATGGACTCCGCCCCCGGCGGGATCCCCTACGCCCACAACGGCTGCGACTCACGGAACGACCTCCTCAAACGGGACGGCGAGGACGTCCGCTTCCGGTCCGGTTCGGACTGCGTCGTGTCCTCCATGACCCTGCACGACCCCTACACCGGGAAGACCATCGACTGGACCAAGTCCCGGGCCACCACCGTGCAGATCGACCACGTCATGCCGCTCTCCTACGACTGGCAGATGGGCGCCTCGCACTGGCCGAAGGGCAAACGCGAGGACATCGCCAACGACCCGCTCAACCTGATCCCGGCAGACGGCCGCACCAACAGCGCCAAGGGCGACTCCGGACCGGCGTCCTGGCTGCCCCCGGACAAGCAGATCCGCTGCTCCTACTCGGTCCGCTTCGCCCAGGTCTCCCTGAAGTACGACCTCCCGGTGACCTCTGCGGACAAGCAGATGATGCTGGAGCAGTGCGGGGGCTGA
- a CDS encoding nitrate- and nitrite sensing domain-containing protein, translating to MRFRGKSIRRKIVALLLVPLVTLTATWGFATVLTGQEASQLWGNSKVVQAMSYTVEDTVRVLQRERRATMIYLADPRASHALSAMRSSRKATDALIRKVRTNARSEAVRDNINAAADERLMLVLQGFDGLDSLRGSVEAGGITGTTALDLYDELVDPCYAFLSTVQVIDDLNLSNQGQALVSVARARELLSREDAVIAAAMVAKRLNSTDVRQISDLIAQRTLLYNNNLPLLPDEDRSIFERYWQGKDTRTLRIAEQAFAEATPGAPRAVDSAAQWNSMSGKVLDDLARRDSTADDRYQDRLKPVSVNVLVRAGVAGVLGLAALLFSVIVSVRIGRSLIRDLRGLRTEAHEASGVRLPSVMRRLAAGEQVDVETESPRLDYDRNEIGQVGQALNTLQRAAVEAAVRQAELRRGVSEVFVNLARRSQVLLHKQLTLLDSMERRTEDTDELADLFRLDHLTTRMRRHAEGLVILSGAAPSRQWRKPVQLMDVVRASVAEVEDYERIEVRRLPRVAVAGPAVADLTHLIAELLENATVFSPPHTAVQVLGERVANGFTLEIHDRGLGMAPEVLLDANLRLSEMPEFELSDTDRLGLFVVSRLAQRQGVRVSLQPSPYGGTTAVVFIPDVLLTDALDTDTGELRIDTSFDEPAMGGRSGTGRAQLSKVPTQEVSEDLLDGPVELEPPLRSGVEDGLDGFPGTLDDEDEHGGLFRPRRPVAGVPGEQHQQAADPQQEDGGPPRPDDPAGLVPLPRRQAPKLVSSHGRPVAPSKSREADTTERRTGTPPEPSVQSDLPRRRRPAQAPAPERETGQGGTALPRRVRQASLAPQLKSGPDRRIDRDPGGDGNGPYERDADEVRSRMASLQRGWRRGREENAAGDDGPDGSGQGTTLEGDGR from the coding sequence ATGCGCTTTCGCGGGAAATCGATCCGCCGGAAGATCGTGGCGTTGTTGCTCGTCCCCTTGGTGACACTGACGGCCACCTGGGGATTCGCGACGGTCCTGACCGGGCAGGAGGCGTCCCAGCTCTGGGGCAACTCCAAGGTCGTCCAGGCGATGAGCTACACCGTCGAGGACACCGTGCGGGTCCTGCAGCGCGAACGCCGCGCGACGATGATCTACCTGGCCGACCCACGTGCCTCCCACGCGCTGAGCGCCATGCGCAGCAGCCGCAAGGCGACCGACGCCCTGATCAGGAAGGTGCGCACGAACGCCCGGTCGGAGGCCGTCCGCGACAACATCAATGCGGCGGCCGACGAGCGCCTGATGCTCGTGCTCCAGGGCTTCGACGGGCTGGACTCGCTGCGCGGCAGCGTGGAGGCCGGCGGCATCACCGGCACCACCGCCCTCGACCTCTACGACGAGCTGGTCGACCCGTGCTACGCGTTCCTGTCGACGGTTCAGGTCATCGACGACCTGAACCTCTCCAACCAGGGACAGGCGCTGGTCTCCGTCGCCCGCGCGCGTGAGCTGCTGTCCAGGGAGGACGCGGTGATCGCCGCCGCCATGGTGGCGAAGCGGCTCAACTCGACCGACGTCCGGCAGATCTCCGACCTCATCGCCCAGCGCACCCTGCTGTACAACAACAACCTGCCGCTGCTGCCCGACGAGGACCGCAGCATCTTCGAGCGCTACTGGCAGGGCAAGGACACCAGGACGCTGCGCATCGCCGAGCAGGCGTTCGCCGAGGCGACCCCCGGCGCACCGCGCGCCGTGGACAGCGCCGCGCAGTGGAACAGCATGTCCGGCAAGGTCCTGGACGACCTCGCACGACGCGACAGCACCGCCGACGACCGCTACCAGGACCGGCTGAAGCCGGTGTCCGTCAACGTGCTCGTACGGGCCGGCGTCGCCGGCGTCCTCGGCCTTGCGGCCCTGCTGTTCTCGGTGATCGTCTCGGTGCGCATCGGCCGCAGCCTCATCCGCGACCTGCGGGGTCTGCGTACGGAGGCGCACGAGGCCTCCGGCGTGCGCCTGCCGAGCGTGATGCGCAGGCTCGCCGCCGGTGAACAGGTCGACGTCGAGACCGAGTCCCCGCGCCTGGACTACGACAGGAACGAGATAGGCCAGGTCGGCCAGGCGCTCAACACCCTCCAGCGGGCCGCCGTCGAGGCCGCCGTCCGGCAGGCCGAGCTGCGCCGCGGGGTCTCCGAGGTGTTCGTCAACCTCGCCCGCCGCAGCCAGGTGCTGCTGCACAAGCAGCTCACCCTGCTGGACAGCATGGAGCGCAGGACCGAGGACACCGACGAGCTCGCCGACCTCTTCCGGCTCGACCACCTCACCACCCGCATGCGCCGGCACGCCGAGGGCCTCGTCATCCTCTCCGGCGCCGCCCCCTCGCGCCAGTGGCGCAAGCCCGTGCAGCTGATGGACGTGGTCCGTGCCTCCGTCGCCGAGGTCGAGGACTACGAGCGCATCGAGGTGCGCCGGCTGCCGAGGGTCGCCGTCGCGGGCCCCGCCGTCGCCGACCTCACCCACCTGATCGCCGAACTCCTGGAGAACGCCACCGTGTTCTCCCCACCGCACACCGCGGTCCAGGTGCTCGGCGAGCGCGTGGCCAACGGCTTCACCCTGGAGATCCACGACCGTGGCCTCGGCATGGCGCCCGAGGTCCTGCTGGACGCGAACCTGCGGCTCTCCGAGATGCCGGAGTTCGAGCTCTCCGACACCGACCGGCTCGGCCTCTTCGTCGTCAGCCGGCTGGCCCAGCGGCAGGGCGTCCGCGTCTCGCTCCAGCCCTCTCCCTACGGCGGCACCACCGCCGTCGTCTTCATCCCGGACGTGCTGCTCACGGACGCACTCGACACCGACACGGGCGAGCTGAGGATCGACACCTCGTTCGACGAGCCGGCGATGGGCGGCAGGTCCGGTACGGGCCGGGCGCAGCTGTCCAAGGTGCCCACGCAGGAGGTGTCAGAGGACCTGCTGGACGGCCCCGTCGAGCTGGAACCGCCGCTGCGCTCCGGGGTCGAGGACGGCCTCGACGGCTTCCCGGGCACGCTCGACGACGAGGACGAGCACGGCGGCCTGTTCCGCCCGCGCCGGCCCGTCGCCGGGGTACCCGGCGAGCAGCACCAACAGGCGGCGGATCCCCAGCAGGAAGACGGTGGGCCCCCGCGTCCCGATGACCCGGCCGGCCTGGTACCGCTGCCCAGGCGCCAGGCCCCCAAGCTGGTCAGCTCGCACGGGCGCCCGGTCGCCCCCAGCAAGTCCCGGGAGGCGGACACCACGGAACGGCGTACCGGTACGCCTCCGGAGCCCTCGGTGCAGAGCGATCTGCCCCGGCGCCGCAGGCCCGCCCAGGCCCCGGCCCCCGAGCGGGAGACGGGCCAGGGCGGCACGGCCCTGCCTCGCAGGGTCCGGCAGGCCAGCCTTGCCCCACAGCTCAAGAGCGGCCCCGACCGGCGGATCGACCGCGATCCCGGCGGGGACGGCAACGGCCCTTACGAACGTGACGCCGACGAGGTGCGCAGCAGGATGGCCTCGCTGCAACGGGGCTGGCGCCGCGGGCGGGAGGAGAACGCCGCGGGGGACGACGGCCCCGACGGCTCCGGACAGGGAACGACATTGGAGGGGGACGGTCGATGA
- a CDS encoding roadblock/LC7 domain-containing protein, giving the protein MTAPKAAGQTTTPEGSGELNWLLDDLVRRVASIHKALVLSSDGLPTGVSEHLTREDSEHLAAVASGFHSLAKGVGRHFDAGGVRQTVVELDEAFLFVTAAGDGSCLAVLADSDSDVGQVAYEMTLLVKRVGAHLAAAPRTDLPAGG; this is encoded by the coding sequence ATGACCGCACCGAAGGCCGCCGGCCAGACCACGACACCGGAAGGTTCGGGCGAGCTCAACTGGCTCCTGGACGATCTGGTACGGCGGGTCGCCAGCATCCACAAGGCACTCGTGCTCTCCAGCGACGGTCTGCCCACCGGCGTTTCCGAGCACCTGACCAGGGAGGACAGCGAGCACCTGGCCGCGGTCGCCTCCGGGTTCCACAGCCTGGCCAAGGGAGTCGGCCGGCACTTCGACGCCGGCGGTGTCCGGCAGACCGTGGTGGAGCTCGACGAGGCCTTCCTGTTCGTCACGGCCGCGGGCGACGGCAGTTGCCTGGCCGTGCTCGCCGACTCCGACTCGGACGTCGGCCAGGTGGCCTACGAGATGACCCTGCTGGTGAAGCGGGTCGGCGCGCATCTCGCCGCCGCGCCGCGCACCGACCTGCCAGCCGGCGGGTAG
- a CDS encoding DUF742 domain-containing protein produces the protein MSAEGHETSHWFDDEAGPVVRPYAMTRGRTATAGQHRLDLIALVITEPRVGDLEAEQTLSPEHVHIAELCRDTPQSVADLSAALDLPLGVVRVLIGDLADQEMVHVTRPVPPAELPDESILRDVINGLRAL, from the coding sequence ATGAGCGCAGAAGGTCACGAGACGTCCCACTGGTTCGACGACGAGGCCGGCCCGGTGGTGCGTCCGTACGCGATGACACGCGGTCGCACCGCCACCGCGGGCCAGCACCGGCTCGACCTCATCGCCCTGGTGATCACCGAACCGCGGGTGGGCGACCTCGAGGCCGAGCAGACGCTGTCCCCGGAGCACGTGCACATCGCCGAGCTGTGCCGCGACACGCCCCAGTCGGTCGCGGATCTCTCCGCCGCGCTCGACCTGCCGCTCGGCGTTGTCCGCGTCCTCATCGGCGATCTCGCCGACCAGGAAATGGTGCACGTGACGCGTCCCGTACCCCCGGCCGAGCTGCCCGACGAGAGTATTCTGCGCGACGTGATCAACGGGCTCCGAGCGCTCTGA
- a CDS encoding hydantoinase B/oxoprolinase family protein, giving the protein MTGWQFWVDRGGTFTDIVARRPDGSLVTHKLLSDNPGRYADAAVAGIRELLGDADPGTAVEAVRMGTTVATNALLERKGERTLLVITRGLADALRIADQSRPLIFAREIALPEMLYERVVEVDERIAADGEVLRAPDLQALAGPLRQAHRDGIRAVAVVCMHSHLHPAHERAIGDLAEQAGFSQISLSSEVSPLMKLVPRGDTAVVDAYLSPVLRRYVQHVADELQGVRLMFMQSNGGLTEAGHFRGKDAILSGPAGGIVGMARMSQMAGFDRVIGFDMGGTSTDVSHFAGEYERVFTTKIAGVRLRAPMLDIHTVAAGGGSILHFDGSRYRVGPDSAGADPGPACYRAGGPLTVTDANVALGRIQPAHFPHVFGPGGDQPLDDALVRDRFAELAREIHESTGDDRTPEQVAEGFLRIAVANIANAVKRISVQKGHDVTRYALTTFGGAGGQHACKVADALGIRTVLVPPMAGVLSALGIGLADTTAMREQSVEARLEAAAMPGIRKTADDLEAAARDELRAEDVPDERIRVTRRAQLRYDGTDTALTVPLDDPDAMTRAFEDRHRATYSFTLERPIVVEALSVEATGLSEPPDLSALARHSAAPAGTGTVTLHTGGAWREVPLRRRDDLPPGEAVTGPAIIAEAGSTTVVDEGWQAAMNPDGHLIMERVATPEGSEVGTAADPVLLEVFNNLFMSIAEQMGARLESTSQSVNIKERLDFSCALFDPDGNLVANAPHIPVHLGSMGTAVKEVIRRRDRIRPGDAYAVNDPYHGGTHLPDVTVVTPVFDTARPAEEPPGGGDPRILFYVASRGHHAEIGGIAPGSMPANSRTIDEEGVLFDNWLLVEDGRFREAETRRLLTGAAHPSRNPDTNLADLRAQIAANQKGVDEVGRMIDNFGLDVVQAYMKHVQDNAEDAVRRVIDALEDGSTEYETDSGAVIRVRITVHRAERSATIDFTGTSPQLATNFNAPFSVVNAAVLYVFRTLVADDIPLNDGCLRPLRIIVPSGSLLAPEPPAAVVAGNVETSQSVTGALYRALGVQAEGSGTMNNVTFGNDRHQYYETVASGSGAGDGFHGAPVVQTHMTNSRLTDPEVLEWRLPVVLEEFAVRKDSGGAGRWRGGDGVLRRIRFLEAMTVSTLSQHRRVPPYGMAGGRPGALGANRVERQDGTVVHLKGSDSAEVRPGDVLAIETPGGGGYGPPPSDPSEAGEESDDDRQS; this is encoded by the coding sequence GTGACTGGCTGGCAGTTCTGGGTCGACCGAGGCGGCACCTTCACGGACATCGTCGCACGCCGTCCCGACGGGAGCCTGGTCACTCACAAACTCCTCTCGGACAATCCCGGGCGCTATGCGGACGCCGCCGTGGCGGGCATCCGCGAACTCCTCGGGGACGCCGATCCCGGGACGGCCGTCGAGGCCGTCCGGATGGGCACCACGGTCGCCACCAACGCCCTCCTCGAACGCAAGGGCGAGCGCACCCTCCTCGTCATCACCCGGGGCCTCGCAGACGCCCTGCGGATCGCCGACCAGAGCCGGCCCCTGATCTTCGCCCGCGAGATCGCCCTGCCCGAGATGCTCTACGAGCGCGTCGTCGAGGTCGACGAGCGCATCGCCGCGGACGGCGAGGTCCTGCGCGCCCCCGACCTTCAGGCCCTGGCCGGCCCGTTGCGGCAGGCCCACCGGGACGGGATCCGCGCCGTCGCGGTGGTCTGCATGCACAGCCATCTGCACCCGGCGCACGAGCGCGCCATCGGCGACCTCGCAGAACAGGCCGGCTTCTCACAGATCTCGCTGTCCAGCGAGGTCAGCCCGCTGATGAAGCTGGTGCCCCGCGGGGACACTGCGGTCGTCGACGCCTACCTCTCGCCGGTGCTCCGCCGCTACGTGCAGCATGTCGCCGACGAGCTGCAGGGCGTGCGCCTGATGTTCATGCAGTCCAACGGAGGGCTGACCGAGGCGGGGCACTTCCGCGGCAAGGACGCCATCCTCTCCGGACCGGCCGGCGGCATCGTCGGCATGGCGCGCATGTCGCAGATGGCCGGCTTCGACCGCGTCATCGGCTTCGACATGGGCGGCACCTCCACCGACGTCTCCCACTTCGCCGGGGAGTACGAGCGGGTCTTCACCACCAAGATCGCCGGGGTGCGGCTGCGCGCGCCCATGCTGGACATCCACACCGTCGCCGCCGGCGGCGGTTCCATCCTGCACTTCGACGGCAGCCGCTACCGGGTGGGCCCGGACTCGGCGGGTGCCGACCCCGGACCGGCCTGCTACCGGGCCGGCGGTCCGCTCACCGTCACGGACGCCAACGTGGCCCTCGGCCGCATCCAGCCTGCGCACTTCCCGCACGTCTTCGGACCCGGAGGGGACCAGCCGCTCGACGACGCCCTGGTACGGGACCGCTTCGCGGAGCTGGCCCGCGAGATCCACGAGAGCACCGGCGACGACCGCACGCCCGAGCAGGTGGCCGAGGGCTTCCTGCGCATCGCCGTGGCCAACATCGCCAACGCCGTCAAGCGCATCTCCGTCCAGAAGGGCCACGACGTCACGCGCTATGCGCTGACCACCTTCGGCGGCGCGGGCGGCCAGCACGCCTGCAAGGTCGCCGACGCGCTGGGGATCCGCACCGTGCTCGTACCGCCGATGGCCGGGGTGCTCTCCGCGCTGGGCATCGGCCTCGCCGACACCACGGCCATGCGGGAGCAGTCCGTCGAGGCGCGGCTGGAGGCCGCGGCCATGCCCGGCATCCGCAAGACGGCGGACGACCTGGAGGCCGCGGCACGGGACGAGCTGCGCGCCGAGGACGTGCCCGATGAGCGCATCCGCGTCACCCGCCGCGCGCAGCTCCGCTACGACGGCACCGACACCGCGCTCACCGTGCCCCTCGACGATCCCGACGCCATGACGCGCGCCTTCGAGGACCGGCACCGCGCCACGTACTCCTTCACGCTCGAACGGCCGATCGTCGTCGAAGCGCTTTCCGTGGAGGCGACCGGGCTCTCCGAGCCGCCCGACCTCTCCGCGCTGGCCCGGCACTCCGCCGCCCCCGCCGGTACAGGGACCGTCACGCTCCACACCGGCGGCGCCTGGCGGGAGGTCCCGCTCCGCCGCCGCGACGACCTGCCTCCCGGCGAGGCGGTCACCGGCCCGGCGATCATCGCCGAGGCCGGGTCGACGACGGTCGTGGACGAGGGCTGGCAGGCCGCCATGAACCCCGACGGCCACCTGATCATGGAACGTGTGGCGACCCCCGAGGGTTCCGAGGTCGGCACGGCGGCGGATCCGGTCCTGCTGGAGGTCTTCAACAACCTCTTCATGTCGATCGCCGAGCAGATGGGCGCACGCCTGGAGTCCACCTCCCAGTCCGTGAACATCAAGGAGCGGCTCGACTTCTCCTGCGCGCTCTTCGACCCGGACGGGAACCTGGTCGCCAACGCGCCGCACATCCCCGTCCACCTGGGCTCGATGGGCACTGCGGTCAAGGAGGTCATCCGCCGTCGCGACCGCATCAGGCCCGGCGACGCCTACGCCGTCAACGACCCGTACCACGGCGGCACCCACCTGCCCGACGTCACCGTGGTCACACCGGTGTTCGACACCGCCCGCCCGGCCGAGGAGCCGCCCGGGGGCGGCGATCCGCGGATCCTGTTCTACGTCGCCTCGCGCGGCCACCACGCCGAGATCGGCGGCATCGCACCCGGCTCCATGCCCGCGAACAGCCGCACCATCGACGAGGAGGGCGTCCTCTTCGACAACTGGCTGCTCGTCGAGGACGGCCGCTTCCGCGAGGCGGAGACCCGCCGGCTGCTCACCGGGGCCGCTCACCCCTCCCGCAACCCGGACACCAACCTCGCCGACCTGCGGGCCCAGATCGCCGCCAACCAGAAGGGCGTCGACGAGGTGGGCCGCATGATCGACAACTTCGGCCTCGACGTCGTCCAGGCCTATATGAAACATGTCCAGGACAACGCCGAGGACGCCGTGCGGCGCGTCATCGACGCCCTGGAGGACGGTTCCACCGAGTACGAGACCGACTCCGGCGCCGTCATCCGCGTGAGGATCACCGTGCACCGTGCGGAGCGCTCCGCCACGATCGACTTCACGGGGACGTCGCCCCAGCTGGCCACCAACTTCAACGCGCCCTTCTCGGTGGTCAACGCCGCCGTCCTGTACGTCTTCCGGACGCTCGTCGCCGACGACATCCCCCTGAACGACGGCTGCCTGAGGCCGCTGCGGATCATCGTGCCGTCCGGCTCGCTGCTCGCGCCCGAGCCGCCGGCAGCGGTGGTGGCCGGCAACGTCGAGACCTCCCAGTCCGTCACCGGCGCCCTCTACCGGGCGCTCGGGGTCCAGGCGGAGGGCTCCGGAACCATGAACAACGTCACCTTCGGAAACGACCGCCACCAGTACTACGAGACGGTGGCCTCCGGTTCCGGCGCGGGCGACGGATTCCACGGCGCGCCCGTGGTGCAGACCCACATGACCAACTCGCGGCTGACGGACCCGGAAGTCCTGGAGTGGCGGCTGCCCGTGGTGCTGGAGGAGTTCGCCGTGCGGAAGGACAGCGGCGGCGCGGGACGCTGGCGGGGCGGGGACGGGGTGCTGCGCCGCATCCGCTTCCTTGAGGCGATGACCGTCTCCACGCTCTCCCAGCACCGCAGGGTGCCGCCCTACGGCATGGCCGGCGGCCGCCCCGGCGCACTGGGCGCCAACCGTGTGGAGCGCCAGGACGGCACCGTCGTCCACCTGAAGGGCAGCGACTCCGCCGAGGTGCGCCCCGGTGACGTGCTCGCCATCGAAACCCCCGGCGGCGGGGGATACGGTCCACCGCCGTCCGATCCCAGCGAGGCAGGAGAAGAGTCGGATGATGATCGCCAGAGCTGA
- a CDS encoding ATP/GTP-binding protein has product MMIARAERGKAPIQPVTLKILVAGGFGVGKTTLVGAVSEIKPLRTEEMLSEAGRPVDDLSGVERKTTTTVAMDFGRISLREDLVLYLFGTPGQDRFWFLWDELATGALGAVVLADTRRLEDCFAAVDYFERRAIPFVVGVNCFEGAPVYPVEAVRQALDLDDEVPVVLCDARERNSVKEVLISVVEHAMLVSAASREPAGTQH; this is encoded by the coding sequence ATGATGATCGCCAGAGCTGAGCGGGGCAAGGCGCCGATCCAGCCCGTCACGCTCAAGATCCTGGTGGCCGGTGGCTTCGGCGTGGGCAAGACCACGCTCGTGGGAGCGGTCAGTGAGATCAAGCCGTTGCGCACCGAGGAGATGCTCAGCGAGGCGGGACGGCCGGTCGACGACCTCAGCGGTGTCGAGCGGAAGACCACCACCACCGTGGCGATGGACTTCGGCCGGATCTCGCTCCGCGAGGATCTGGTGCTCTACCTCTTCGGCACCCCGGGGCAGGACCGCTTCTGGTTCCTCTGGGACGAGCTGGCCACCGGCGCCCTGGGCGCCGTCGTGCTCGCCGACACCCGCCGGCTGGAGGACTGCTTCGCGGCCGTCGACTACTTCGAGCGCCGGGCCATACCCTTCGTCGTGGGGGTCAACTGCTTCGAGGGCGCCCCGGTGTATCCCGTGGAGGCCGTCCGGCAGGCGCTCGACCTCGACGACGAGGTGCCCGTGGTGCTCTGCGACGCACGCGAGCGGAACTCCGTCAAGGAGGTCCTGATATCCGTGGTCGAGCACGCCATGCTGGTCTCCGCGGCCTCCAGGGAACCGGCGGGCACCCAGCACTGA
- a CDS encoding DUF962 domain-containing protein, which produces MQRTFDSYEEFWPYYVAMHSKAATRWVHLAGTLTGLAVSTYGLARGRKRYAAALPLLGYGAAWSAHLLIEKNNPASFGYPAWSLRGDIQMIRMMLAGRDRELGDIAAKWLAENS; this is translated from the coding sequence ATGCAGCGGACTTTCGACTCATATGAAGAATTCTGGCCGTACTACGTCGCCATGCACTCGAAGGCCGCCACCCGGTGGGTGCACCTCGCCGGCACCCTCACGGGACTCGCGGTGAGCACGTACGGGCTCGCCCGCGGGCGCAAGCGGTACGCGGCCGCCCTGCCGCTGCTCGGATACGGCGCGGCGTGGTCGGCACACCTGCTCATCGAGAAGAACAACCCGGCGTCGTTCGGCTACCCCGCATGGTCCCTGCGCGGTGACATACAGATGATCCGCATGATGCTGGCGGGCCGTGACCGGGAGCTCGGTGACATCGCGGCCAAATGGCTGGCCGAGAACAGCTGA
- a CDS encoding M15 family metallopeptidase, with product MTRFTSLPLSVGRRRGARLVQAPAGSRAAARRRPALRRLAVTLTALLALAGAAAPARAQPEPKAPREFTALRDVDPTIIQEMRYFTPHNFTGVPVDGYDRPMCILTRAAANALHKAQRALLAKGYSLKVYDCYRPQRAVDWFVRWAKDLDDQRMKAEFYPQVDKTRLFADGYIAEKSGHSRGSTVDLTVVRLPALPTRPYVPGEPLKPCYGPKGERFPDNSVDMGTGFDCFDTLAHTDDPRIAGVQRANRDFLRDALCAQGFVNLPEEWWHYTFQPEVFPDTYFDFPVARRSLSR from the coding sequence ATGACACGATTCACGTCCCTCCCGCTCTCCGTCGGACGGCGCCGCGGCGCCCGTCTCGTGCAGGCCCCCGCGGGCTCCCGCGCGGCCGCCCGCAGGCGTCCCGCGCTGCGCAGGCTCGCCGTGACGCTCACGGCGCTGCTCGCCCTCGCGGGCGCGGCGGCACCGGCGCGGGCCCAGCCGGAGCCGAAGGCTCCCAGGGAGTTCACCGCGCTCAGGGACGTCGATCCGACGATCATTCAGGAGATGCGCTACTTCACCCCGCACAACTTCACGGGAGTGCCCGTGGACGGCTATGACCGGCCGATGTGCATCCTCACGAGGGCCGCAGCGAACGCCCTGCACAAGGCTCAGCGGGCGCTGCTCGCGAAGGGCTACTCCCTGAAGGTGTACGACTGCTACCGGCCGCAGCGCGCCGTCGACTGGTTCGTCCGGTGGGCGAAGGACCTGGACGACCAGCGCATGAAGGCCGAGTTCTACCCGCAGGTCGACAAGACCCGGCTCTTCGCCGACGGCTACATCGCGGAGAAGTCGGGGCACAGCCGCGGCTCCACGGTCGACCTGACGGTCGTACGGCTGCCCGCGCTCCCCACGCGCCCCTACGTGCCCGGCGAGCCCCTGAAGCCGTGCTACGGCCCGAAGGGCGAGCGCTTCCCCGACAACTCCGTCGACATGGGCACCGGCTTCGACTGCTTCGACACGCTCGCCCACACGGACGATCCGCGGATCGCCGGGGTACAGCGGGCCAACCGGGACTTCCTGCGGGACGCCCTCTGCGCGCAGGGCTTCGTGAACCTCCCGGAGGAGTGGTGGCACTACACCTTCCAGCCGGAGGTCTTCCCCGACACCTACTTCGACTTCCCCGTCGCGCGGCGCTCGCTGTCCCGCTGA
- a CDS encoding NUDIX domain-containing protein codes for MSDTQHPTPNSAPNSHCSSCGAPYAGDVSGWPRTCASCGHVAYRNPLPVAVALQPVYDSKGTSLVVVTRSIAPARGGTALPGGFIDDREDWRHAVVRELKEETGIDAAGRDVRLVDAVSSPDGHLLLFGLLPERPAPELPQSAPTSETEGWDLLRRPAELAFPLHTAVVQAWFEGRYI; via the coding sequence GTGTCCGACACCCAACACCCAACTCCCAACTCCGCACCGAACTCGCACTGCTCGAGCTGCGGGGCGCCCTACGCGGGCGATGTGTCCGGCTGGCCCAGGACGTGTGCCTCCTGCGGCCATGTGGCCTACCGCAACCCCCTTCCGGTCGCCGTGGCCCTCCAGCCCGTGTACGACTCCAAAGGCACCTCTCTCGTCGTCGTGACCCGGAGCATCGCTCCCGCGCGCGGGGGCACGGCCCTCCCCGGCGGCTTCATCGACGACCGCGAGGACTGGCGGCACGCCGTCGTCCGCGAGCTCAAGGAGGAGACGGGCATCGACGCGGCCGGCCGCGACGTGCGCCTCGTCGATGCCGTGAGCTCGCCCGACGGGCACCTGCTCCTCTTCGGCCTGCTGCCCGAGCGGCCCGCACCCGAGCTGCCGCAGTCCGCGCCCACCTCGGAGACCGAGGGCTGGGACCTGCTGCGCAGGCCGGCCGAACTCGCCTTCCCGCTGCACACGGCGGTCGTACAGGCGTGGTTCGAGGGCCGCTACATCTGA